The Watersipora subatra chromosome 7, tzWatSuba1.1, whole genome shotgun sequence genomic interval aaagtatgAGTGGTTCAGCAATAGGCCTATTCCTTTGGTGTTTGGCTATACTACTAACCTTATGGTAGCCTGcattaaagtaaaaaacatgattttttggcatgtaatgaaaaacaaaattttatggatgataaccaatattaagaactagaaattcccctgtcatacagcctacgaccaaagtgatattggaaaaaagaaaggaaactgatggttgagaaatgcaatactagcagtcaaatggcactgcagtgcaataggatagctgcaatggtagctgtaatgtactgggtgtgagtgttatcatatacaacaaacagcaataatgaaaggaaaatattatgtttatatctcttctctGCAAtatgagaaatgcaatattggccaatattagaagtaaaatgcatgaatattattagaattaccaatattattaacatagtaatacAGTAGTAATAGAAAACCAGTGCAAAattgtgtttacatttcaaaacgtcacagctaacaatatcaagaagttgtgatctttatatagcttttaaaaaaatctatttaacaaaactatttagaaaaaataataacagtaacatattgaacatcatcgatgttgttagtgtgactataacacctcaatagtcatccaaacttataattaattgttgtaataatctcataagaatcgttggaaaaaatatcatcgtcgtttcctttactttcactgttttagacatcagttagaataccaaagtactcaaaagtgtccaaaatgtcagttactttaaaatcggcaaaaaagaaattattatatttcagtacttctacgttaattacaaaaaccttcggcaattcgacaatgctatgtGCACAATACAAATGTGCACGCTATTTTTTTGAGAAATaggcacgacttaatggttctattctcggTCGCTTAGCATTTCGTtcgccggtcttaattttgataaaagtaaagcTTGGCAAgctttaataacgatttttggccaaattaatctgtctatttgtgtataatccgatcagatgggtaagttttaagatattgtcgacaatttacaaagacttggtaacatatttaaataggtttttatgtgtcttttgtatcattattatacttaaacgactccattgaaaaatggttaaatttgttgacgaAATTTCGGTAGAAGGGTTTGCAACGgtattgatgaataatttttgtaagttgtgtgctcatgcatttatcataaaactctcaaccaatcgctttgctcgtgtttggtcgtgggaaattGATATACGCACACAACTCTTAGAATTATTTCGAACAAAACATCAGCTTCGATTAGTCATTGAAATCTTAATTTTTAAACTAGCcttcaaacaaatattttttatcaaattttatctATGTCACCTAATTCTAACATGTCACTGAAAAAACCtgtaataaatttattgtttcTTGCTATGAAAACAACACAAGATGTTTAAATTATCAAAGTGTAGCTTTCATTGCCTATAAAACTAGTAAAATCCTTATTTCATGTCTGCCACTTCAATCCCAATTGCATACAAAAAGTATTAAATCATTGAATCAGAAAGCAAGTAGAGATGTATCCTCTGATAACCAAAACTCTGATCACTAGTCTTTAGAAATGAATGCAGTCATGTGTAAAAGCTTTGCCTACATGATTACTGACTCAAAAAAGCATGTGATATCAAAGGTATGGGCAACAGTGTTTGGTCAGTCTACTAACCTGAATgacaattaaaaaaactatgacAATGCCTGGACATGTTGCAagtaaaatatcaattttaacaGGTCACCGATATAACCTAAATTTCAGAACTTTTTAGGAAGACTGTACTGGTCAAAGCAGTGCCTTGTTGACTGGTACAAGCTTCTGGCATATTTTTACAGCAACTATGATAAAGTTATTTTACTCGGACTCAAAAAATACTAGCAAGGATCTGAGATAAGTGTAGAATGTCTAAAACATAGTTTTTTATTGCATATACAACTCATGAGCACTTTCTTACTTCATGCCAACAAACTGAAGACCCCAATACATATAAAACACTTATCAAATCATTGTATCGGAAACTAAATCAACCGGTTATCTCTGGTCACTAGAGCTCTGCTAGTTAGCCTATGGAAATGGATGCAGACATGTGTGAATGATTTGATCTCAAGATCGCTGACTGAGAGAGACATGTGATGTAGTGGTCAACAGTGGTCTTTCCTACAGATACTTGCATGTATTAGTATACTGAGTTGATTGAACAATGAAATAATACAGAAAATCTAACATTTGTATTTTTAGAGTGGTGACTATAATAACCTTCAGTAAAAACAGTAGTTACATAAATGCATGCCAAATATAATACTTGCACTTGATAATAAGGTTCATGCAGTCCAATGTAGTGTCCTAACCGACAGTATGCTTGATAGTAGTCAATGAGTTAACCACAAGTTAGCAAAAACATCAGAGGCACTTGAAACATGAATTATTTAGTACATTACTCCtcataatttaaaattagttggtgaacaataaaattaccaaaaagaatttatttttttcaattagaATATGTTCATTAAAAAACTAAACTGTGTGTTTTATCATCATATTGATTTGACTTGATGATACAAGTTCAATTCTCTTTTAGAAACCTTTCCTCCACGTAGAAGACAATTGAAATTCAGTTTAAAGTATACGGTGTTTATGGAAAAAACTTTCTCTGCTATTATGAAAGATGAAAAGATCGCTAACACGATTGGTTAAATGAGTCATTAATTCGCGTCCACATACATCTCATTTGCAGTTGCTTATGGAGACAGACACTACATTAAACATTAATATGCAAAGCTAAGCCAACAGAAAATACTAATCAGATGAATAGTTCAAATCAGTTACACGCCTATCAAATGGTTTGGTTTAATTCATTGGGTCGAGGGGATAAACTGGTTCATCAACTTATGGGAaggcttaaagaatagagaaagcataatattattatgatttattagttatcttgaggtgttgactgatgttctgaaaaaagaatcaaggagattgaccccctagaagctgagatatagacagccaaacacaggtctacctaataaagaatcagaggaaaacccttcgaaaatcccgaaaactatgacgtataaaatcgacttaatggtcatgtgccggagttgcgcacccttaccgccgttacttataatgattgttttggctacgagatgtgaaacgcttctcgcgatagtaaataatttacatactagctctggtttctcaggaaaatcatccaaacattgtgtggtaaaggcatttgcccacaacccctcgtcatgattttttaaagcagaagagcagattttggctattgtgcttcaaattttaactcgatctccacggatatgctccgaagatcatctgttcaacgaacggcgagtgtatagtctatatgcgatatccgcgattgcagtttttttagaatacgaaataggaatgggactttttgttccttcatcatttttctactgtgtatctactgcagcattcagttgattttcatgattatcgtcactattaacagactggaagttcactacagccataatcttaaaaagactaacttgaccacaggtgtcctttagcggggatattgccgaagccgagaccgggccgtagtctacacacacaaaaaaacaacaaaggtccacctagttatgagcaaaaacaaaagtatccgcCCAAATATTTCACCAATCCGATTAGCAGCAcgcacaaaaactaaaccagtCGACTGAGGCatccatcatgtcaaaatattccaagtttcaagtcatgtcttgcacaactcaccttatggtttgtcaaaacttgtcccaaagtccttattaatttgagactgtctaatatccgttttagaaatggttgctgctagcctagcctaacgttctgattcaacatcttagtaactatcggggcgtTGCTGAGTGCTCCTGATCTTTTTGAATCTTTCTTAAGCATGGAAGAACCAATCAACATCGGGTTAAcgctattgtaaacaaaacttaagaGGGAATCAAAAAGATCGGGAGagctcagcaatgccccgatagttactaagatgttgaatcagaatgttaggctaggctagcggcaaccatttctaaaacggatattagacagtctcaaattaataaggACTTTGGGACaggttttgacaaaccataaggtgagttgtgcaagacatgacttgaaacttggaatattttgacatgatggatgcctcagtcgattggtttagtttttgtgcgTGCTGCTAATCGGATTGGTGAAATATTTGGgcggatacttttgtttttgctcataactaggtggacctttgttgttttttgtgtgtgtagactacggcccggtctcggctttggcaatatccccgctaaaggacacctgtgaacttgaccgtgctgctcttgctataagaaaagaaaacgataacttttgctttgatttttctattgatctattatcttatctatgatcattttttatgatttatataatattcataatgcatattatacaaaataataatataactgcgtatagaataaatgatgtaactaatataatttgtagaaaattccaaatgataaccgagattgatttaattgattctatttattagctatagttaaaaaatctgaacaacgctaaagatgagtctgaatagggaagctaagtaggagaacaacaaaactgagctgaactagcaagatagcgaaatgttgcgaaataatagatgcgtgtaattattttatgctaaaactaatctacacgtcagagggactggttcggaattctaggagcgatgattgttaggcccaatttgattgttctatacttccagggattaaaccaattaaaacgccgtgattgttataggagagcgcattagttggcttaattgaccaatgacacacaagtcgatttcatacgtcatatattgatgattaccaaaacacttttgttttttggtagacctgtgtttggctggctatatctcagcttctggttggtcaatctccttgattcttttttagaacatcagtcaacacctcaagatgaataataaagcataataatattatgctttctctattctttaaaagtCGTAGACTTTACTTACTTTTCCAGATAATATCCATAATTGTAATGTAAGCTAAACCTTCTTTACATAGTTCCTTAGCAATTTTCATTCATGCAATCTGTAAGTACAGGCAACTACATGTACAGTCTGCGTTAAAATAGGTAGTTATGGGAGTCAGGTCATCTACGACTAAATCAGCTCTCTTATCTGCACTCCGGTGTAGATAAGAAGAGCTGCTAGCCATTTTGATGGGCTAAAAACAAACTTATCTGTGAGCCAACGGACAGCCAGCTAGAGAGACGGTGTCTCAAAAACAATGGTGAACCAATGTTGATACCTGCCATGAACAGTCATTGTTGAAGAAAGTGGGAGGAAACCATAAAATGTGAGAGATCCACGCTTACCTACATCTTCACAGAACATTGTACAAAAAAACAGGGAAGTATGTAAGTGAAGTGTGATGAGAAGAATGGTATACAAAGAGAAAAGGAGTTAAGAGTGTTATAGAAGATATCCTGTTGTCTACTTATCGGTTTGCTAAAGAATAATTTGCTAGAGATGAAAACCGATTATTTATAGGTTGATAACTAGCACGGATTAAGGTGATTCCTGCACACTTTTACTCAGAAACTGAGTTTAAGAATTAAagtgaaaatatatatacatataaatattaatagcaAAGAGGTGCATTTTGTCATACAACTGAATATAAAAAAAATCCCTAGCTTGTTTATACTTTGGTATCATTTGTAAAGTATCTGATTTTAGAgattttaagaatttttttcATTAGGTTGTATTGTAGTTTACCAAATAATTTCAGCGTTTTACTATAATGAGCTTTTGGTGTGGAGACTTCAAAATTTATATTGGTGTCATTATGTCAGGAGCAGCAATCCTTGTGTCAAAAAACTTGCCCGCATAATATGTTAGTGTTACTGTATGACACATTGAAATGTGACTTCGCAGTCATATTCTGGCATATGACTCCTTATCTCATAGATTTGTTGTATCTAAAATATGTCTCATCAAACACATTTATAAAAGTATAAATAATTTGAGATGATGTGTTTTGAAAGATTTGTTATACAACAACATTTTTTCTCTTGCACATATGATAACAAAACTATTTGATCTAACATGCAAAAAGTGTAATAAaatgaaatcttttttttattcacatataaatagttttatagctGCCATGAGAAATAAAAATACATGGTTGAATATTTTTATTCGGAGCTCTTTATAGGTTTCCGTTGTTAACTCTTTAATGGTCTCGCGAACAAAAGTTCAGCTTTGGAATCGTTTCAAATATGTAAGTAAACACTCAGTTTTAAGCCAATAAACTGCCTAGTTGATGCTTAATAGGCATATCTGCTGTGGTCGCAGACAGAGCTAAATGAGGTGGTGTTAATAATTACATTGGCTAATAAGAGCTGGCTCAGTCACGCGAAAGCAATGAAATTTCTGCTGAGTTTAtcattaaatttattgaagcttTGCCAGAATATTTATAATCTGATAGAACGACGCCTACAAAAATTTATCTTAATAACATTTGTTGCAGCTATCTAGATTGGTAAGTTTTGTTAAAGGGTAAAGTATATACGTTATCAGTAAATACTGATAAATACAAATGTGCCATGAGTTACTGACTGAAGCCAAAATATAGAAATGAAAGGAATCCGCAGACTGATTACTGTATTTTTGCACCATGAGGTGCATTTTAAAATCTaacgttttttttaaattagctgTGCGTCCTAAAATACAGTAAGTCCTGTGTATGGACTGAGTTCCAAAATCTGTTGCGTGTTTTTGGTAAGTGCACTACTATAACAGTCGCCGCTTCACGGACCTTTTCCCGATCGAACAATGAAAACTCTTGCTAGGTATAGCGACAATATGTGATGCTAATAGCTATACACATTACAGCAGTTATTTATGGAACGCCTTAATATGGCATTGGTAAAGCAAAATGCTTTGTTTCAAGcagcaaatggcaggcaacGTGATCATTTTAAACTGGGAGTCGGCAGCAAGCAAGTCGCACCAGTTTTGGcttaagttttaaaatcatctcaCAATATTGTGCAGCTTATATATTGGTTAAGTGCAGATATAGGCCATGGAATTGTAACTGCATCCTATGATTTGGTGGGCACTATGGTGCAGATTatacatacaaaattattttaaaggttgacttgcaataaaattcacattacagttatttggtatcaaaaggttcaccatattttactctgctgtgttgtgggtgcaaaatatgtggaaatgtgattacaagctcttaaaagctaaaaacgaacagttaatcgcagccgtCATGAAAACTCtttaggttggaatccctctccaaaaccgctcaaatgggatgtagttgactttgtgtgcttctgtttacactttcatgcaacttcattcgtcaaaataaTTTCACAACTATACTTCACACGATCAATAAAAACATGTCTATTGGcattacgcatctatttcatcattattgtaatgctgtcactttgagcattgatatctcaaaacctagcctaaaaattagttcaactttttaaccttagctcgaagaagtgcgTATTATCCTTTAATAAATATGaggagcttgttggtcacccgtgatagttgaaaaatgttGCAGAGTTTGTTTGAGCTATTTGGCAGGTAgtgtgggtcacatgatcagattacgactagatgatcaGACCAAGCTgcaacgaaactgtaaagtaacaattgtctatatttgataaggacTTTCCAGTAGATCGGAAGCATTTGtcgtaaactagtgctacaagacacTTTATATTTCGCATctatacaacacagcagagtaagacacggtgaatcttttgatactaaataactgaaaagggaattttgttgcaagtcaacatttaagggttttataaacagtttttatttactcTCATAGTCCTAATATAtgttaatagtaaaaatatagttttttcaAACATAAATAGTTGTTTCTGGAAAATTTGTAGTCATTGTCACTTGAAAGCAAACCTAAGATAAAACCAACTTTTTGTGAAAttaagtaaaaaaaataaatgccCCGTTTCAAATGATAATAAATGCATTGATTATATTTTACCAACTCGGACCAATATAATCATTATGAGATTACACATCATCAGTGCGTAGCAGAAGTGTCACCTAAGAATTTACTTGCATATGTAGCCAAACATGATTGAGTGAGcagtttttgcaaaattttgccAGCAGACTTGTTTTACAGCTGACTGTGGTAATAATATTCTTACAAGTAAACTAAAGGTAGTATTGATAGATTGTTCTTGTTATACAATTATTATTCTTGTAGAGTTTTGCTAGATACTAGCGTGATAAGTTTGGAGTTATAGCTCACTGGTCTATTTTAGATATGTAGATCGTGAAACCTATACAATGGATAAAAGCATTCTAATTAGTGGAATATTACTACACAaagtaaaaagcataaaatgtataaagcatTATGTAGAAACATAACATGCAAGAAAACTGACAAATAGTACAGAATAGCAAGAAAAatgacatattatgtataacatCTATTTCACTAACCTTGTGCCTCCGTAATCACATTACTAGCATACTAGCGTCACATTCTTTAGTCTATTCGCTATTTGTgaaaaatagctgtaaatatgtCAGGTAAGTCTTATCTGCTTAGACtctaaaactaaactaaaaacaagacaaagaaaaagagcggcaacaaacaaaatttggtGACCCAAAAGCAGCGCTATCATTGGTCATCATCATTAGACCACCCAAGGCAACCGGTGCAGAGGACAGGCTGGCTGTCCATGAATCACCACTGAGGGTGACCAGAGTGCGCAAAAACTAATGACCAAAGCAGTTATAGGAATGTGAGGCAATGCTTACTAGGCTCTTCACACTCccatctaaatttatcaaatttactaaaataatatgGTCCCAATGCTCTTTAAAGTTTTGatttattgaatatataattgctAAAGTACTCTACATATAATGATCATGCTATTTGATTAGCTACACTATATCTACGATAACGTCCAAAGCCACATTTACGCTTTGGCGATTACGACTATCTTCTGGATAGGTCGTTTTAGCATTGTCGCAGGTGCCAGTGGTCTGCCCATTCTGTCCAAGTGCCTGTTGGCAAGCCGCAGGATCACATTGCGTACAAGACCGTCCTCACCTTTTATGGCGTCTTCAATAACTCCCCATCTCCAGGCGTTCCTAGGCTGATTGTCTTCTTTTAGAAGCACAACATCTCCCACCTTGACACTTTCTTTACTACTTAACCACTTTTGTCTCAGGGTTAGATGCCGCATGTAGTCGGCTTTCCAGGCGACCCAAAACTCCTGAGCAAATTGCTGAGCTATTTTCCATTGTGTCCGCCTATAGAGCTCGTCATTCTGAAACTTTCCTGGTGGTGGAGCTGCAAGCTGGGTGCTTTTCATGGTCAACAAATGGTTGGGAGTGATTATATCTTCATCAGCGCTGCTGATGTTGGTTGTTGTGAGAGGTCTATGGTTTAATATACTTGCCGCTTCATAAAAAGCAGTTCTCAGGGTTTGAGTTCCAAGCCTTCCCTTATACTTAGCAGCCATGCCATTTAACACAGCTCGTACAGACCTGATCATTCGCTCCCATACACCTCCTTGGTGACTCGCATCTGGACTGTTCATTCGAAATTCTATTTTATTTGCGATGAGGTAGTTTCTTACATCTTCATCTGTAGTCACATCGATTTGCCTTTGAAACTCATTCTGTGCACCAATGAAGTTAGTGCCTTGATCACTGAATAGCGTCAAAACAGGTCCTCTGATGGCCACAAAACATCTCAATGCGTTGATAAATGCATCCGTGGTCAATTCTTCTAACAGTTCGATATGAATGGCTCGGGAGTATAAGCACGTGAACAACAGTCCCCACCGTTTGAGCTCTGATCTCCTGTCCTTCACCATAAAATGACCAAATACATCCATGCCTACATGAGTAAATGGTGGGGTTTGCTCTATTCGTTCCGGAGGTAACTGGCCCATCTGTTGCTGTTCAGGTTGCTTTCTGAGTCTGGAACATATAACACAAGAGCTGATGAGATTTTTGACTACATTGGAAGCGTTGAGTATCCAGAAGCCTCCAGATCTGATTGCTGCCAAGGTACTTTGTCTACCAAGATGatgtattttttcatgaaaGTGTTGTACCAACAATTTGGCTATGTGCGTGTCTTTCGGAATAATTGCTGGGCGCCTTTCGACTTCTTCTAATGTAGTAGCCCTATCAAGTCTTCCACCAACACGAAGTATTCCAGATCCATCTAACAGTGGGTTGAGTTTGAAGATGGAACTTTTCTTTCCCACTCTTTTTTGGCATTTTATTTGAGAAATTTCATCAGCATAATGTTCAGTTTGAAGAACCTTGATTACTCTTGTTTCGGCTTTAGATAAGTCTGCAAGAGTTACTTTTTTGTCTTTATTATCAGCTCTTTTAGGTAGCATGCTAAGCGCCGCAATGCTTCGAGTCAGATCCTTCCACTGGCTAAACTTTTCAAATCTAGAAGACATCTGGATTTTGGGTATAGTTGATGTGGCCATAGCTTTGACGGTCTTAAGTTCTGGATCATTCTCTATATGATCACCTTTGATCTTGTGTTTGTCTATGTAGCTTTCAAGGTTGGCTTGTCTCAGAAATAAAGGTCCACCAAACCATGTTGACTGCAACAGTTGGTCTATATTCGCACCCCTAGAGGCAATATCTGCAGGATTATCCGTAGTGGCCACATAATTCCACTGTTCTTGAGAGCTCGCATCTTTGATTTCTTGAACTCTATTGGCGACGTACATGCGGAATTGTTTGGTATCATTGGCAATGTAGCCCAGAACTATCTTGGAGTCTGTCCAATAGTGTTCACTGTCTACATGGACTCTCAGCTCCTTTTTTACCATATTGCCCAGGCGTGTGGCCATAACTGCTGCTTGGAGTTCAAGTCTAGGAACTGTGATTGGTTTCAATGGGCTGACTCTTGACTTTCCAATTAGCAATGCGCAGCTCGTGGTTCCATTTGGATTTATTAATCTTAAGTATGTGCAAGCTGCATATCCTTTAAGGCTTGCATCACTGAAGTGATGAAGTTCATATCGTGGGCTTACCATACATGGTGGCTTGATACATCTCGGTACTTTTACAGTTTCTAACTTTTGCAGTTCGAATACCCAAGCATTCCAATCATCAAGCAAGTCACAACTGATTGGTTGGTCCCATGGTTCTTTTGACGATGTGCATGCTTGTAATAGCTGTTTGCCCTTCAAAATAAAAGGAGCAAGGAGCCCAAGAGGGTCGTACACTTGGGCTACGGTTGACAACAAACCACGCTTAGTTGTTGGCTTTTCTTTAATGTTGTTGACGAACTGGAAACGATCGGTGTCAATACACCACTCTAGGCCTAAAGTTCGTTCATTTGGTAGGTGGTCTTGCAGCAAATCAAGCTTTTGAATTGTCTCACACCTTTCGGTCTCCGGAACTGTGGCAAGAACGTGTCGATCATTGCTAGCAAACTTGTGAAGCCTGATGTTGCCTTTTGAACATATCTTCCTTGCGCTGTCAATCAATTGAATAGCTTCACGTTGATTGGCAATACTTGTCACCCCATCATCCACAAAAAAATCATGGATGAGAAAATTTGCTGCTTTGTCAGATATGCTGCGATGGTCATTGGCGAGCTTTCTTAGACCAAACGTGGCTACTCCAGGTGATGAGGTAGCACCGAAAAGATGAACAGTCATTCGGTATTCCTTGCAAGTAGACAAGTCTTCGTTTACCCACAAAAACCTTAAGTAGTCTCTGTGTTCTGGCTGGACATAGAAGTTATGAAACATCTGCTGAATGTCACAGCAGATAGCAATCTTTTCTAGCCGAAATCGACATAGTATACCCACTAAACTATTAATGTGGTCGGGGCCTTGAAGGAGCGCATCATTCAGAGCGATGCCGTTATACTTGGCGCTCGCATCGAAGACTACTCGTAGCTTCTTTTTCTTTGGGTGCCGTATTCCGAAGTGAGGTATATACCAGCACTTATCTGTCGGGGATGTGTTTGTCACTTCTTCTGCATGTCCTGCTGTGATTAAGGCTTGCATAAACTTGAAATACTCTGCTTTGTAAGACTCGTCTGCTTTGAGCTTTCTTATTAGCTGATCTAAGCGTTTTTGTGCTTGTACTTTGTTATTTGGGAGAGTTGGCATGTATTTGAACGGGAGTGGCAGAACATAATTTCCATCAGGGGTCTGAGTAGTTCCATTTtccaatattttcacaaactgTAGATCATTCTGTGATACCTTACCAGATTCAGTGTCTTTGAATTCTTGGTCAAGTATGTTCAGAATCTCTTTGTCCTTAGTATCTGTCTTGTGTATAGATCTGGTTCCATTCTGAGGTTTGCCTCCACACAGAGTCCATCCAAACATTGTTCGCATAGCAAACATTTTTCCTGCTGTTCCAGGTACTGAGTCAAGTGGAGTCAGGGCTTGTGGACAATCAGTACCAATCAAGAGACCTACTGGTATGTCAAGTAACGGAGGTAACTTTTCGGCGATATCCTGCAGATGGCCCGTTGCATCTGCCTTTGCTGCAGTTGGTATCTGTTCTCTGTTGCATGTGATAGCATCTTGCTCATAAGCATTTATGGATGTAACTTCATTGGTTGAGAATCCTCTCAGTTTGATATTAACATATTTACTTGTTGTTTGCGTAGAGCATCCATTGAGCGTGCTCATAGTGATTTGCTCTGGTCTACCTCTTGGTTCAATAAATTCAGCTGTTTCTTTTGATATGAAACATGCGTCTGACTGTGTATCAAGGAGAGCGTACACAAGTTTTTCTTTGCCATTTTCTGCGCTGACGTAAACAGGGATTGCCATGCAAGCCACGCCATCATTGGTGGTTCTAACCGTATTGCACCTCACTTCCTTGCGGGCTTCAGCTTGACTTGCCTCTGCACTTATTTTAGTATCCATTTTGGTGCTGTTGTCACGTGGTTTAGCAATCCTTTCTTCAGGATGGTCCTTCCTAGTCCATCCTATATTCTCAAATGTATGCATTGCTGTTGGGTGAGACTTACTACACCTTTTACACGTGGCCTTGTTTGGGCAGTCCTTTGATCGATGACCATCAGCTCGCAGGCAGCTGAAGCACAAACGATTATCGAACACAAATTTGGTTTTATCTGCATAGGGCAGAGCTTCTAACTTAAAGCACTGTGTAGTAGCATGAGAATCTTTTTTACAGAACAGACACAGAACTTTGATTTCTATGGTGCTCGCCTTGAAAGTTCTGGTTCGAACTTGCTGTTTAACAGTTTTGCTTTGGGGGTTTGAT includes:
- the LOC137400866 gene encoding uncharacterized protein, whose product is MSSDTEGGSSRAPSPNGSLSDKLDDDLGSAHTHLVTAQANSTNDVGNPENSPFEPRRSERSRNLSLIGKESRTLELKTFLVKSISTQLVEYTKLISDIESFDLHQLEECSSTFQQGFDHICTAYKEMCVLCANKPDKSVESMFSDLSNEFETIKESMTERVAALQIQDEEEERELKEAESVLQKAKEQFAKEMQIYEELKRQRQSRRNPTPKEATPVIPQDAIVITENDTPRPLPPLASTDKVERSATPASDGLDAVRQLAESLVSTMNKATAKRTSVEPSLFTGDLLDFTDWQVDLDAYLEAENINGKERLRHLKRFVGGEAKKCINGHFVTNTNEAYLDARAMLKERYGNKQSIIRTFRNKLAAWPRIHPKDGKALREFGDFLSHIRSGMQSTPGLAILNDCQENEKLSDKLPDWLKNRWARVVAKAVKEDSYPSFSEFTSFIQDEADVMLLPISLQASNPQSKTVKQQVRTRTFKASTIEIKVLCLFCKKDSHATTQCFKLEALPYADKTKFVFDNRLCFSCLRADGHRSKDCPNKATCKRCSKSHPTAMHTFENIGWTRKDHPEERIAKPRDNSTKMDTKISAEASQAEARKEVRCNTVRTTNDGVACMAIPVYVSAENGKEKLVYALLDTQSDACFISKETAEFIEPRGRPEQITMSTLNGCSTQTTSKYVNIKLRGFSTNEVTSINAYEQDAITCNREQIPTAAKADATGHLQDIAEKLPPLLDIPVGLLIGTDCPQALTPLDSVPGTAGKMFAMRTMFGWTLCGGKPQNGTRSIHKTDTKDKEILNILDQEFKDTESGKVSQNDLQFVKILENGTTQTPDGNYVLPLPFKYMPTLPNNKVQAQKRLDQLIRKLKADESYKAEYFKFMQALITAGHAEEVTNTSPTDKCWYIPHFGIRHPKKKKLRVVFDASAKYNGIALNDALLQGPDHINSLVGILCRFRLEKIAICCDIQQMFHNFYVQPEHRDYLRFLWVNEDLSTCKEYRMTVHLFGATSSPGVATFGLRKLANDHRSISDKAANFLIHDFFVDDGVTSIANQREAIQLIDSARKICSKGNIRLHKFASNDRHVLATVPETERCETIQKLDLLQDHLPNERTLGLEWCIDTDRFQFVNNIKEKPTTKRGLLSTVAQVYDPLGLLAPFILKGKQLLQACTSSKEPWDQPISCDLLDDWNAWVFELQKLETVKVPRCIKPPCMVSPRYELHHFSDASLKGYAACTYLRLINPNGTTSCALLIGKSRVSPLKPITVPRLELQAAVMATRLGNMVKKELRVHVDSEHYWTDSKIVLGYIANDTKQFRMYVANRVQEIKDASSQEQWNYVATTDNPADIASRGANIDQLLQSTWFGGPLFLRQANLESYIDKHKIKGDHIENDPELKTVKAMATSTIPKIQMSSRFEKFSQWKDLTRSIAALSMLPKRADNKDKKVTLADLSKAETRVIKVLQTEHYADEISQIKCQKRVGKKSSIFKLNPLLDGSGILRVGGRLDRATTLEEVERRPAIIPKDTHIAKLLVQHFHEKIHHLGRQSTLAAIRSGGFWILNASNVVKNLISSCVICSRLRKQPEQQQMGQLPPERIEQTPPFTHVGMDVFGHFMVKDRRSELKRWGLLFTCLYSRAIHIELLEELTTDAFINALRCFVAIRGPVLTLFSDQGTNFIGAQNEFQRQIDVTTDEDVRNYLIANKIEFRMNSPDASHQGGVWERMIRSVRAVLNGMAAKYKGRLGTQTLRTAFYEAASILNHRPLTTTNISSADEDIITPNHLLTMKSTQLAAPPPGKFQNDELYRRTQWKIAQQFAQEFWVAWKADYMRHLTLRQKWLSSKESVKVGDVVLLKEDNQPRNAWRWGVIEDAIKGEDGLVRNVILRLANRHLDRMGRPLAPATMLKRPIQKIVVIAKA